GGTAAGCCCCTTGACGTTTCTTCCCATTGCTTCGGCCATCTGTGAGAGCCTGGCCGGGACGACCCTGGCAAAAAATGAGAAGTATGAAACCGACAGCATTATAAGCCCTGCCCCGTGCGGCAGTTCAGGATGAAAGGCGCTTAAAGCGTGCTCCATAGAATGTTCTGACGTGCAGCTGGAAGTTGACTCCACCATGCCGGAAAGTGTATTTGCAAGGGCCACATTTGTTCTGGCCTCCAGATCCAACCCATTTTTTACGGCCTGGGGCAGAAACCGGCTTAAAAGCCCAATGCTTTTAAGAGCGAAAATGTCGCTTATCGGGTTTGCTATTTTTGAAATATAGCCTTCGGCAGCATGAAAAAACGCGTCAAAACCCTGATATGCCGTTAAATGAGGAGGAACAGAGGTCATCAGTTCGGGATCTACAATTGAAAGACAGGGGAATGTATCGTTGTTTCCAAAGCCAATCTTTTCATTGCGCTCTTCGTGTGTAATCACAGTCCATGGATCTGCTTCAGTTCCGGTGCCTGCAGTAGTTGTAATAGCAACAATCGGGAGCGCACCCTGAAGGACCGCCTTGCCCTTGCCCGTTCCGGCGTGAATGTAATCCCAGTAGTCTCCCGGGTTTTTGGCCATTACGGCTATACTTTTTGACGAGTCAATTGCGCTTCCGCCTCCAAGCCCTATAACGAAGTCGCAGCCATTCTCCTTTGCCGCTTTAGCACCTTCCATTACATGGAGCCTTATCGGGTTCGGAAGTATTTTATCAAACACCACCGAATCGATCCCTTTCTTTTTAAGCAGCGTAATTACTCTGTCCAGGTAACCGTACTTCTTCATTGAAGTGCCGTTTGTAGTTACTATTAAGGCTTTCCTGCCCGGAAGTTTTTCTGTGGCAAGATTCTCAAGCTTGCCTGCGCCGAACAAAATTTTTGTCGGTATGTTATATTCAAAATTCATTTGTAGAAACTCCTTTAATTAAAAATAGCAGAGGATAGAAATTATCCGGGGGAAATTTACAAATTTTAAGGAGCAATCAGAAGAAGTTAAATGTGAAAGGATGATAAATAATTGAAAGTGCCATCAGAAATCAAATCCCGATGGCATTTCATTTGCGCTAAACTTAAAACTTCAGATGTACCATATACATCATTTTATAATGGTCCGACATTGAGGCAACGATTTTAGTCCTCAGGGGCAGCCCCTTCTTCATGTGCCTGAACATCGGGTACTCTTCTACAGATTCCAGCTTGATATTCCAGTCCTTAATTGCGCTGGAGTCCTGCAGCCCCCACTTCATAAATGCACTTTCATTGATGCCTACCCTCTGGAGGAGTTTTTCATTGGCAGTTTTGACACCAATTGGGGACGCCGCGTCAAAAATAAATTCGGCGCCAGGGAAAGCGCACGAAAGCTTGCTGAAAATATCTTTTACCTGGCTTTCATTAAAATAATACATCACGCCTGCTGCCATAAACAGGACTCCGTCACCGGCCTTAAGCTGCCTGAACCAGCTTTCATCAAGAAACGAGCAGGCTATAAACTTTCTTCTCGGGGTTTCGCCTATAAACTTACGCCTCAGCTCAATCACATCAGGCAGGTCCAGGTCGTACCACAAGAGGCTTCCGTTATCGACCCTGTCGAACGTTGTATCCAGTCCGCATCCTGCATTTACAATTGAAGCTTTAGGGTGTCTGGCAAGAAACTCCCTGATTGTCCTGTCTATATGAATGCTGCGGGCAATCCACTCAAACTGTGTGACGTCGTGGATTTTCCGGGCCATGTCAGAAAAATCATAATCCATCCTGCTGATGATCTCAAGTGCGGTTTCATCCTTCAGTAAGGGCTTTTCTTTCCTGGTTTCAACGGCTCGGCCCCATAAAGGAAGAAGCAGGGTCAGCTGCACACTGCCAAGCTCTACTGCTGTTTTCTCCGGCATGATCCCCTCCACGGTTTATTGTTCTTTTTTAATTTTCCTTTTATTATAGCCTTTGTCATCGTATGGCTGAAGCTTCTCAAGCCACATCTCTTCTAAGAACGCGATGTCTTTTGCGTAGTTATAATTAACTGGAGCATCTTTTTTTGGTTCAAGTACGTCCAGAATTTCGAAGGCCACGCCCTTTTCTCCCAGTTCATTCCAGGCTTCCTGAAGCTCTTTGATCTCGTGCAGCCCCCATTCCTTAAGAGCCACCATGTGCAGGTTTCTTTTAGCTTCCAGGTTCTTTCCGCTGCCAAGGAATATCTTGCCGTTTTTCAGATTCCTTAACTGGTAGACGCCCATGGTCGGGCGGTCCTTTTCTTTATAATCTCTGATAATTTCTTTTCTTTTTGAAGCATCCATTTTCTTCTCCGGTATTAATTGCGTCCTGACTGTATCCTTTTTTTTAGAAAGGAATTCCGGTGTGTCTGTTCCCGAATTATTCCTGAATCGGGGACTCACCCGGTAGCTTCCTCTTTCTCTATTCATCATCCCTTCATCAATAAAATAACGCCTTATGGAGCAGTAGTCTTCATTTACTTCTCCCAGCATCGAATCAACGTCCTTTTCAGGGTACGTCCTGCTCCTGTCAAAGAGCTTAACTATCTCCTCAAGAATTATGAG
This genomic stretch from Ignavibacteria bacterium harbors:
- a CDS encoding iron-containing alcohol dehydrogenase translates to MNFEYNIPTKILFGAGKLENLATEKLPGRKALIVTTNGTSMKKYGYLDRVITLLKKKGIDSVVFDKILPNPIRLHVMEGAKAAKENGCDFVIGLGGGSAIDSSKSIAVMAKNPGDYWDYIHAGTGKGKAVLQGALPIVAITTTAGTGTEADPWTVITHEERNEKIGFGNNDTFPCLSIVDPELMTSVPPHLTAYQGFDAFFHAAEGYISKIANPISDIFALKSIGLLSRFLPQAVKNGLDLEARTNVALANTLSGMVESTSSCTSEHSMEHALSAFHPELPHGAGLIMLSVSYFSFFARVVPARLSQMAEAMGRNVKGLTEEEGACKFIEALKEMQECCGVSELKMSDYGIQESEIETLARNARETMGGLFTLDPYSLSHEETVSIIKNSYK
- a CDS encoding class I SAM-dependent methyltransferase, with the translated sequence MPEKTAVELGSVQLTLLLPLWGRAVETRKEKPLLKDETALEIISRMDYDFSDMARKIHDVTQFEWIARSIHIDRTIREFLARHPKASIVNAGCGLDTTFDRVDNGSLLWYDLDLPDVIELRRKFIGETPRRKFIACSFLDESWFRQLKAGDGVLFMAAGVMYYFNESQVKDIFSKLSCAFPGAEFIFDAASPIGVKTANEKLLQRVGINESAFMKWGLQDSSAIKDWNIKLESVEEYPMFRHMKKGLPLRTKIVASMSDHYKMMYMVHLKF
- a CDS encoding DUF2087 domain-containing protein, yielding MEIKESISIMKALGDESRLLIVNSLVEKPMYLEELAKRLNLSESTVSFHMKKLEASGLVCRQKEQYYAVFHINKDIFSSTLEDIISFVNVEKPVQDERMKEYRKKVIDSYFSGGKLLRIPSQHKKRLIILEEIVKLFDRSRTYPEKDVDSMLGEVNEDYCSIRRYFIDEGMMNRERGSYRVSPRFRNNSGTDTPEFLSKKKDTVRTQLIPEKKMDASKRKEIIRDYKEKDRPTMGVYQLRNLKNGKIFLGSGKNLEAKRNLHMVALKEWGLHEIKELQEAWNELGEKGVAFEILDVLEPKKDAPVNYNYAKDIAFLEEMWLEKLQPYDDKGYNKRKIKKEQ